From the Gadus chalcogrammus isolate NIFS_2021 chromosome 18, NIFS_Gcha_1.0, whole genome shotgun sequence genome, the window ACCTGATGGCCCCACCCGCTTACTCTACAGGTAACTGTTTCCCTCCAGGTAAATATTTCTCTATGTAATTGTCTCTCTCCTGGaaactgtctctctccaggtaaaTATCTTTCAATGTAACTGTATCTCTCCAGGCAAATATCTCTCCAtgtaactgtctctctctccaggaaacaGTCTCTTTCCAGGTGAATATCTCTCCATgtaactgtctctctccaggtaaaTATCTCTCCATgtaactgtctctctccatgtaactgtctctctccagggaAATATTTATCCAGGTAACTGTTTCTCTCCAGGTAAATATCTCTTCAGGTAACTCTCTCAATGTAACTTTCTCTTCAGATAACTGTTTATATCCAGGTAACCATCTCTCTCCAGGTAAATGTCTCTCCAGCTAAGTGTTTCACTCcaattaactgtctctctcccggtaAAAACTCTCCAGGTAAATATCTATCCAGTAACTGTTCTCTCCAggtaaatatattattatgtgCCAGCTACTGATGGCTGCATTGTGTTGTCATTCAGCTGAATTATTTAAACTAAACTGCTTCGCTATAACAAGAAGTTTTTAGTGTTTAAACTCTCACATCATTATTTCCAAGACACTTGCTCAAGGTAAGTGTCTCTCTACGGGTCATTGTCTCACTAAAGACAATGGTCCCTCTCTAGgtaactgtctctctccaggttaCTTCTGCTCTCTGGTAATGGCCTCTCTGtttaactgtctctctccaggttaCTTCTACTCTCTGGTTACTGTCTCTCTCCGTTTGAATGTCTCTCTCCAGGTTACTTCTGCTCTCTGGTAACTGTCTCTCTCCGGataactgtctctctccaggttaCTTCAGAGCTCTGGGtaagtgtctctctctggttAACTGTCTCTCCAGGTAACTGTCAATCCAGGTTAGAGTTACTGCCTGTCTCTTGGTAACTGCTGCTCTCTGGGTTACTGTCCCCCTCTAGATTACTGTCTCTCTATGGTTAATGGTCTCTCCAGATGACTATCTCCCTCCAGGTATCTGTCCCTCTCTGGGTAACTGTCCCTCTCTGGCTAACTGTATCTCTCAGGTTAACCGTTCTCCCAAGGTAACTGTTTCTCCATGTAACCCGGTAGTCGATCTCTGGGTAAACATAACCCATAGAGTACAGGCACGCCTTGATGCTGGCAGTATTTTGAaagctttctttcttttctcttcGGGGCAGCTTGAGCTCAATACACACCGAGACCTGAACACGTCTCTAGGTGAAGGGTAAAAAGTTTACCAGCAGCCAGCGATCAAGATCAGACAACAACTTGTttcccacacagagagagggatggtggGCACTGAGTCTAGGCCCTGAGCCAGTTGTGGTGTGGTGGGTGTTGCACGTTTGTTACTAACAACTTGAGCTGAGTAAACACGAGAGCCATGATTTAGATGAGAGTGGCCACACCTTAGCCCAGCTGTCCTCAGTGCATGGTCTGTGGGGAGCAGCGAGAACCTTACCCTGACCACAATcaccacaatcacacacacacacacacacacacacacacacacacacacacacacacacacacacacacacacacacacacacacacacacacacacacacacacacacacacacacacacacacaaatgtgtgcgtacacacacacattcacaccatcTGCCAGCCCCTAACTAAAAGGTAACACCctagtttttgtgtgtggttaacTGAGAAATGTTTTTGTTTAAGGCCATAGGTACTAAGCAGAGGCTTTTCACTTGTTCTGATTGCAGACACGAACTACCAAATATGCAGTCCTATGTATAATGGTAACGTGAACTTATTTGAACTCCTAATTTGCTCATTCCTGTTCTGACCCCAGCCCCACCAAGGACACGTCACGGTTATGACCTCCATGACCAGTCTGGATCCTCGGTACCAAGGAAACCACTTCAGCAGTaaacatgttcacacacaaacaaccatcgCCAGACCAACAATGGCTAAACCggcacccagacttgtggtaaAGGGGTGGATGGAGATGACAATGCAGGGGGGATGAGAGGCAGAGGGCAATAGACAGGGCTAGAATTTAAATCATCAATCATCTAATCATCAGTGGGTCAAGAAATTTGGCTTTTTACCCTTAACACTTTTTGAGAACAATGTGAAAAGATTTGATGTAATGTTTCTCTGAGCCGGTTTAATTTGAAACTTATTGTGATATAGGCATACAATATATTAAAGGGtaagtgtgggtgtttgtggtcCTTCCAAGTTTTAGACAAAAGCAATTTCACCAACTTTTTTCAATCGGTTTTGTGATCCCAACTACATACCCAATACTGGTGCTGTAAATTCCCAGCTGCTGAATAGGGTAAATAGGgtacatttttttacttttagatATCACAATGAAATGACTGAGTTGATTGCGTACATCAAGACAAACCTAAAATGTATCACAAGTGTTTTTAAATTGTTTGTTAACACGGGCAAACGAATTACGTATGTGCTAATTTGGATAAATACCACAACAGATTTAAACATTGGTTATAGCCAGGTGAAAATGTCTTGCTATTTTCATGGTGAtatctaaaaataaaaatgtttaccCTATTCTTTTGCATGAATGATTAGGCGTATGAATAGGctatatttagttatttttccAAAACTTTCTCCTAATGGGATTCTTCTGGCCTTTTTTTCCCTTACTCAGGACATATTAACACCCAGACataccacaagtctgggtgttcaggtgtctcactgggtgtcccccaggggtcagtcttgggtccactcctcttcaccacttacctcctcccgctgggcacactcctccgtcaccatggggtccattttcattgctacgctgacgacacacaggtctatatctccaccaaacccaccgctgccatcccccccacctccctcatcacgtacctggaagagatccggagctggttgagcaggaacttcctgaaactcaatggaaacaagaccgaggccctgctcatcggatccaaatccaccctcactaaatcacaacacaccccagctccactcataattatcgatggattcccagtacccttctcctccaaagtaaagagcctcggcgtcatcctggacaacaccctctcattcgcaccccatattcacaacatcacccggactgcattcttccacctccgcaacatcgccagactccgcccatcactgacccaatccagcactgaaatcctagttcactcatttgtcacatcacgcatagactactgcaacgccctcctcaccggactccccaccaaactcatcaatagactgcagatcattcaaaactcagccgcccggatcatcacccgcaccaaatcatctgaccacatcacccctgtcctcattcaacttcactggctcccagtacactaccgcatccaatacaaaaccctactcctcacctacaaagctctccacaacctagcccccagttatctctgcgacctcctccaagaatacactccctcccgctccctccgctcaacctctgctggactactatgtatccccacatcacgactcacttcaatgggtgcccggtcattcagctgttcagcacccaggctctggaactccctccccccacacataaaacagtcagacaccattacaaccttcaagtcacaactcaaaactcacctgttcaaactcgcacacaacgtctaactgatcactgttttgattctttttttttttctttgttttgttttgttttgtcttgtttttgttttatttatttcttattgcttacgtttatttatttatttatttattttttccacaatgtcttgtttttttaaaaaatgtatgatgactatatgctatgtaaggtgaccttgggtgtcttgaaaggcgcctctaaattaaatgtattattattatttattattatattgaggATACAAAATCAGTTGAGTTTGCTTCTGTTGCAATTTCTTCTAGATTGACCCCCATTTTGGCTTAAAATGACTGGACTATATAGCCTCAATGCACCAAGGGATTTCTGGGGGTTTGCTAGGTATGTTGTTAGCTCTGCAAGGCAAGAGCGCAAATAGTGTAGTGTCTGTCATTTTATTCCCCACAACAGAGGGCAAGTTCACACCTTGGAATAGCTATGTTAATATAAAAAAGTTCTGGCGTAGGGTGAAACTGAGTTAATGGGATTGTTGATGCTTCTATCTATCAGCAAGCATGAActacagatatatatagattcgtttatttaaaaaaaacttaaattaAACTTAGATTAAATTAACAATTGATCAATATATTAATACATTCTACACATTGTACCTTTAACATATTCATCGTTGTTTTTCGCTCAATGAATCTTCAAATTAAAATTTAAAATTTATTTTGAAGTTTGCAAGTTTGATTTTGcctctttatttgatgcactCCTAAATGTTATTCACCTATTGCCCCTAGAGTTAAATGTACACTTTATATTACAATTTTTTTGTAATAGTTGTCATCCAGATGGAGATACAGGAGAAAGTGGTAGAGGTGTAAGATAAGAAAAGTAGGGTAGCAGTGCCTGTTCCTGGCCACGCCCCTGCTGGCACCTGATTGGATGAAGGGGTGTGGCTGGGGGAAGTGGATCACGTTAGGCTAATTTAGGTTTGTCAGGTCGTAGAACATATTGGATGACATCCTAACATGCATGCTACAACACACGTCACAGGTAAAAGTCTGGAATTACTCTCTAATCTAGGGGATTAGATTGCAtcaattataatatttattatgtcATTGACATGCATAAATGGACCATGAGTCAATATTAGTTATTGCATGGATGATTATTGAGATTGTAGATTAGAAATAGAATCGCACGACTGAAAGTCTATGTTTTCTTTGTTTGATTTAGGATTAATTTAGACATTTACTGAACCTTTTGGTAAAAATGTCGCAAAAatgtttaaaattgtattattagtTCATATTTAGGATGGGTTGTGTTAGGTGGTCATAAATGCTATTCTTATATGAATCTTAGCAATTggtaaacaaaaaatatacatttgatTTTTTTCAAAAGCAATTTCACCAGTGAATCTTGGAATAATCAAATCATTTCGTCACTATTTGATGTATGATAGCAGGTGAGATGAGGGAATAATTTGTTTCctttgatgaagagaaagttctctcacggacacgtcggacagcgaaatatttgatttaatcttaaagcatgatcatgggaaaagtactggcagcaaagtttaccaagaacacattcgatgaaacaataggtgaacaacattcttatagggaacgtttccattgtgggtagggagtgggagtgacctaaggccaagtcAATTTGCATTACAATGGGtggttattggacatgtctgcaggtttgcaaaacatggtggctgtaaatagtttatacaacaaagaagtcagtcgattggcctggtcacaaaaccagacttactgattccagtgggaacttgaatacgaattaacttaacctctctcagtttaagagaggaggggatttgttttaagttacagggagaatgtatacagtttcttctaatgtaataattatataaacaaggttaatataatttgtatgtgattgtatatttatagttatgattgatatttccacgacacaaGTTGACCTGAAGTTTTAggtaaaacattaaaacacatattttatacTCTACTCGCTTGAAAATCCAAAGATAAATTTTAAGGCTTATGGGAAAAATAAGAATCCAGTCCTGACCTATGAGCAGTATTCGTACCTGCGTAGATAATACTAGGTATAATGCTATAGTAAGTCCTGTAACACTGAatactttatgtatatatttacatcattcataattcaattcaatccaattttatttgcatagcccttaatcaccattacagtctcaaagggcttaacaggtaaaatatttatttatgtagtaataatgaacaaacaaaacaaaaacaataggaataattacacacacacacacacacacacacacacacacacacacacacacacacacacacacacacacacacacacacacacacacacacacacacacacacacacacacacacacacacagacacacacagacgcacgcacacggaGAATATCAAAGTCCTGATTTGCACACTCCAGTAATCAGGTGAATTTTAGAAGCTGGGGTTTGCTCGCACACAGAAAATTCAATGAAAGATGGAAAAACCgtgtttttgtccttttttatccagtgatgaattaatgaatgtCCTCAACTTCGTCCGGTGTTCTGCCAATTTCTGCTCCCTTGTTCGATTTTGCTACCTAGTGGTTCTGCACATGACGACACTATTGATCCATGGTGTAAAATACACATATTGTACCCCTGAAAATCTccaataaagatgttataatacagtatcaaaatataagaatatggggagcatattttgatgctgtattataacgtctttattgggATTTCCGGGGTACAGTATGTGTATTTCACTCTTTGGTTGAGGCTGAGAAAAGCATCCTCACGTGATCAGACAAGTGGAAAGTTGATAAAGCGCATGTGAATCCTCTGACCGCTGAGGAGAACGGCTAAAAAAGGacaacaacaatgtttttcCATCCTAAATGGATTTTTCTGTGTGCGAACCAACCCCAGCTCGCAGACAAGATTCACCTGAGTACTGGAGCGTGTACATCAGTACTTTGattctcttggtgtgtgtgcgtgtgtgtgtgtgtgcgcgtgtgtgtgttggtgtgcgtgggACAGCGTCACGCGGCCGCGTCACGTTTCTCTGGTGCAGAACATATTGCAGTGATAAGGGGTCTTGCTTTAACCAAATTGACCACCCTAGTCGAGACGGGCTCGACTAGGGTGTGATCGGACATCAACTATTGTGTGTGGATCTATTTAACAATGTGTTGTTATTTTACTGAAAACTAATAGGTGTTGTTTGGTATTCAGTCAAATGAAAAACCTCCTCCAAATCTAAATCCCTTCTTTTTTGACGTAGCCTACCGAACGGCTGGTTTAAACAATTGTATGGTTATCAACAGACATATTTCAGTCGCTCTTCTTACCTTTTCATGACGTCACTCCCTTTGCCCTCAACCAGTCGATTGAAAAAGGATGGATTATGGCCACCAAACACGTTACAGTAAACAAAGCTAACCAACATGCCCTACCACCAGCAGTGCCAACAAGCACTGGTGAAAGAGATCAAATGAAGGGAGTCTGGAGGTAGAAAAGATATATAGACAGTTGGCACGCAATCTGAGTCATACGGAGACAACCAACGGGTGTCTGCTACACCCCCACCTTAAACCAGTCACTTACAGATTAAGATCGGCCTACCTTGACTAAAACAGGTAGTCAGTACCAGTTTcacatcactttttttttttttatatataattataatgtaTGATATGATGTGAGAGGATCACAAGTGAGTATTGTTTttcatcaaaaaaataaaacgcaaCAGAATTAATCCATAATCGATCCCTGTATTGCTCTCGATAGTCTATCCCACTCTATTCTCGTCctgaaagggttagggttggaaaGAGATTTTTGAAAAACTTATAAGATCTGCTTATGTGACTTTTACCCTGATTTGCTATTTCTTTTGCTAGTTTACTAGGAGTCCTTCTTAACTGAAGATGATGTATTGGTCATTTGTAGAACTAGTTAAAGACACCTGAAGTGCTTGAGATATGTTTATCATATCCCACAATCACATCCCAAGGCTATAGCTTATGTCTTAATGTTGTAAGGAAATATCAATTAAGACACATCGTGCATGAAGGCTATCCTCTTTTTTATTACTGGCACAGCACATTGAAAACATCTCCATGATGTCCACTGACTGTAACTGGTGTTGACGTCATGGCTCCCAGCTCTGCAGACCAGCCCCCAGTACACTGACTGGGAGCCCGGCTCCAGCGGCGACTACTTTGAGGAGGACGATGGCGGCCTGCCCGAGAGGTGTGACcccgaggatgaggaggtggcgGCCATCAGGGCCTTCCAGTCCCTCATGTTCTGCCTCATCTTCCTGACGGGCGTGGCAGGGAACGTCCTGGTCATCACCACCTTCGGCCTgtaccgccgccgccacctgcGCTCCATGACCGACGTCTTCCTGGTGCACCTGGCGCTGGCCgacttcctgctgctgctcacccTGCCCTTGCAAGGCGTGGACACCCACCTGGGCTGGGTGTTCTCCGAGCTGCTGTGCAAGGCCACGCGCGCCAGCTACGCCCTCAACACCTACagcggcctgctgctgctggcctgcATCAGCGTGGACcgcctggtggtggtggcctgGCCGCAGGGGGTGCTGCGGCTGCGCGGCCGGCTGCTGGCCGCCGGCAAGCTGACGTCCCTCGCCGTTTGGCTGGCGGCCCTCCTGCTGACCACGCCGGAGCTCCGCTACGCCGGCGTGTCGCAGGAAGGCGGCGACAACCACTGTGTGATGAGGGAGAGCTCGACGGTCAGACACGTCACCTCCGTGGCGCTCATCGTCGTGTTCGGCCTGTCGTTCGTCATCATGGTGACGTGCTACTCCTGCGTGGGCAGGATGCTGAGGGCGGGGCCCGGTGAGAAGGGGTTGAGCAAGCGGAGGGGTAGCCGACGGCAACAGCGGACCCTGAAGCTGATGGTGACGCTGGTGGCGGTGTTCCTGCTCTTCCAGCTGCCCCACACTGTGGTGCAATGGCACAAGTTGGCGGCGGTGGCGTTCTGCGGTGTGGTTCTGGAGTATGTGACGTGCACGTTGGCGTACAGCCGCTGCTGCCTCAACCCCATCCTCTACGCCCTCATGGGCTCACGCTTCCGCAGCGACCTGCGCAAGCTGGCGGACGCGACGGCCTGCCGCAGGCACCGCCTCCACCCCCAACGCCCCCCAGTGGTCCAAACAGCGAAAAGCAGCTCAATGTCCTCTCCTTCTTATTCTTCCTATCCCTGCCCCCCACCACTCtcccccaccttctcctccGGACCGACCCTTCACTCCCCCTGGTGGAGATGTGCCAATGGATTCCCAGGAATGAGGACGGCCCTCCAAAGCCTTTCCCTTGGAAGACCTTCCGATATTCCGACTGCATCAGAGTTTGGATTGTAGGGTCAAGTATTGCCCTCGTTTTATATTCCATCAAATTTGCAgcccttattttattttattttattttattaaaggaTCCCCATTAGCTTATGCCATAGCAGTTTGCtaatcttcctggggtccacataAAATCCACATTACAAGTAATACTATTAAGTGTATTAAAATACAGTTCATTCATACACAACTATAATAACAGTATACATAATACATCACAAAAGTTCAGCAATTATTAATACAGtataataaataactaaaacAGTACAGTTTAAACTAGAATACTTGATAGTAATCCTGGACAACATGAATGAAAGCATACATTGTTCCTACAAAAAGCAGCGTCCATATAACCACTAGGAAAAGTGCACCTTTATTCTCCTTTTGATTGATATTAAATAACAATGCATCCCCAATTTCAAGGTTTGCCCACAATAAATGTTCAAAATGAGAAATCCAACCAATAAAAGCTTCTTGATACACAGAAAATGTTGTCTTTGAGTTGTGCTACTAACAGGTGTCACGCCGTATCAGTTTGGTATGGGTTTGTAAAGGACGCTATGGTTGACATTTAAATCAATAAGTTCTACAGCTAGACAAGTCAGAATATGTTTTAGTAAGCAGACAGGTTTTTAGCTGAGTCTAAATGTAGTTCAAAATACAGTTGGTTTAAGAGTTTAAAGTTGGTTCCATGCGTAAAGACACTGACACTATCCAAAGAGCACATTGAGTGCATTGCAATCTCAATATACTTAACTACGCTAAGATTTGAATAAAAACGTACAGCAGCTGATAGCGCAGCCACCTGTTTAGAATACTCCACAGCCCAGCGACACTGGCCATGTTAGGGCCGTGGAGGCCCGGCAATCAAACAAAGCCGCAGCCCCTCTCGCTAACCTCATGCCAGACAGAGCAACTCCTGCTCAGAACAGAAAACATCCTGGCCACTGGATTCATTGCAAAACGGGCGCGTATCTTTCCCCTGAAATATTGCAAATTTGCTGTCTTggaagcaacaacaaaaaaggtaCAGCATTTCTAATCATAACTGTATCGACGAGGTCATGTGCGGCCCCTTCAAGAGCATCGGAGGCATCCTGCGTCTGCTGGAGATGATCTTCAGCGGCGTCGCCCTCATCCTAGTGCTGTTCCGGGGGGGCATGGGAAGCCCCTGGGGCGTCTGGTGCGACTTCGTCTGGCTCTTCTGCTTCCTCATCCCGCTGCTCATCACGGTGGCCGAGG encodes:
- the LOC130371055 gene encoding C-C chemokine receptor type 7-like, producing the protein MSAALQTSPQYTDWEPGSSGDYFEEDDGGLPERCDPEDEEVAAIRAFQSLMFCLIFLTGVAGNVLVITTFGLYRRRHLRSMTDVFLVHLALADFLLLLTLPLQGVDTHLGWVFSELLCKATRASYALNTYSGLLLLACISVDRLVVVAWPQGVLRLRGRLLAAGKLTSLAVWLAALLLTTPELRYAGVSQEGGDNHCVMRESSTVRHVTSVALIVVFGLSFVIMVTCYSCVGRMLRAGPGEKGLSKRRGSRRQQRTLKLMVTLVAVFLLFQLPHTVVQWHKLAAVAFCGVVLEYVTCTLAYSRCCLNPILYALMGSRFRSDLRKLADATACRRHRLHPQRPPVVQTAKSSSMSSPSYSSYPCPPPLSPTFSSGPTLHSPWWRCANGFPGMRTALQSLSLGRPSDIPTASEFGL